A single window of Uloborus diversus isolate 005 chromosome 5, Udiv.v.3.1, whole genome shotgun sequence DNA harbors:
- the LOC129223316 gene encoding venom acid phosphatase Acph-1-like — protein sequence MALCVWVAKVYRNKPSVAEILYPSDSYKFWEGAAKIAKETVYQAKNEDCTSLARCFVSGPLLGMMIHRMEDYIHHNHKEKRIFLYSGKNSNVAGLLSTFGAFDGLEPFFGSTVVVELHEFGWEYYVRVLYFRSSKPDVQVKAPEVITLQGCSEYCSFERFQELTRPLIPEDWEEECGFSRASPVHPAILHLMLLLVFLLVN from the exons atggcattatGTGTTTGGGTAGCGAAG GTATACAGAAACAAGCCAAGCGTAGCTGAAATACTATATCCCAGTGACTCTTACAAATTTTGGGAAGGAGCTGCAAAAATAGCAAAG gaGACTGTGTATCAAGCGAAGAATGAAGACTGCACATCATTGGCACGGTGCTTCGTGTCAG GTCCTCTGCTTGGAATGATGATCCATCGAATGGAAGACTATATCCATCACAACCACAAAGAAAAGAGGATATTTTTATATTCAGGG AAGAACAGCAACGTCGCGGGACTCCTCAGCACTTTCGGAGCTTTCGACGGGCTGGAGCCCTTCTTCGGCTCCACGGTCGTGGTCGAGCTCCACGAGTTCGGCTGGGAGTACTACGTGAGGGTGCTGTACTTCCGTTCTTCGAAGCCGGACGTCCAGGTCAAGGCCCCGGAAGTGATCACGTTGCAGGGCTGTTCGGAGTACTGCTCGTTCGAAAGGTTCCAGGAGCTGACCAGGCCGCTCATCCCGGAGGACTGGGAGGAGGAATGCGGGTTTTCACGAGCCAGTCCGGTGCACCCTGCG atactTCATTTGATGTTACTTTTGGTTTTCCTTCTGGTCAACTGA